In Desulfonatronum sp. SC1, one DNA window encodes the following:
- a CDS encoding flagellar protein FlaG, translating to MRVDNNFETRSYVSGDLGVAYVLNVPESDKLGALSHDRDRDGHKGDDARQKGRSALMEAMDVAEEHLKGTGLNIRLKVADKSERLQVEVFDPKTKEVLRRFPPDEIIRLAESIDEMAGLIVDRSL from the coding sequence ATGCGTGTGGATAATAATTTTGAGACTCGGTCATATGTGTCGGGCGACCTTGGTGTTGCTTATGTTTTGAACGTGCCTGAAAGCGACAAGCTCGGTGCCCTCAGCCACGACAGGGACCGCGATGGGCATAAGGGCGACGATGCTCGTCAGAAAGGAAGAAGCGCCTTGATGGAGGCCATGGATGTGGCCGAAGAGCACCTGAAGGGAACCGGACTAAATATTCGATTGAAGGTTGCGGACAAGAGCGAGCGGCTTCAGGTTGAGGTGTTTGATCCGAAAACCAAGGAAGTCCTGCGACGTTTTCCCCCGGATGAGATTATCCGACTGGCTGAGTCCATTGACGAAATGGCCGGCTTGATCGTGGACAGATCGCTTTAG
- a CDS encoding PHP domain-containing protein, translated as MPGIDLHTHSTASDGTLAPTELIQAAKDADLEAIALTDHDTTGGLKEAAAAADVAGVEFIPGCELSVVSQNGNMHILGYWIPIGPSKLSETLRFLRDRRHERNHLIMAKLKVLGMDISYDDVLAMSGGDAVGRPHIAQVMHAKGYVRELSDAFKDYLGSEGKAYVPKEKLGPRRAIELLKSVGATVVLAHPFLLGLKGADLRGVLKQLKEFGLDGIEAIYTLHRPDQTRLYLDIARDMDFLVTGGSDFHGAVKPNVRLGSGFGELFVPASLLSTMKEHRVKLGLPV; from the coding sequence ATGCCCGGAATCGACTTGCATACCCACTCAACGGCCTCGGACGGCACCCTGGCGCCCACGGAACTGATTCAGGCGGCTAAAGATGCCGACCTGGAAGCCATTGCCCTGACGGATCACGACACCACAGGCGGACTGAAAGAGGCTGCCGCCGCGGCCGATGTAGCGGGAGTTGAGTTCATTCCCGGGTGCGAGTTGAGCGTGGTTTCCCAGAACGGCAACATGCATATTCTGGGTTACTGGATACCCATCGGCCCCAGCAAGCTGAGCGAGACGTTGCGCTTTTTGCGGGATCGCCGACATGAGCGCAATCATCTGATCATGGCCAAGCTTAAGGTCCTGGGCATGGATATTTCCTACGACGATGTCCTGGCCATGTCCGGCGGGGATGCCGTGGGTCGTCCGCATATCGCCCAGGTTATGCATGCCAAGGGCTACGTTCGAGAGCTGAGCGACGCATTCAAGGACTACCTCGGCTCCGAGGGCAAAGCCTACGTTCCCAAGGAAAAACTCGGACCCCGCCGGGCTATCGAACTCCTGAAGTCCGTGGGCGCGACCGTGGTGCTGGCCCATCCGTTCCTGCTCGGGCTGAAGGGGGCGGATTTGCGCGGTGTGTTGAAGCAGCTCAAGGAATTTGGACTGGATGGTATTGAAGCCATCTATACGCTGCACCGGCCGGATCAGACACGACTTTATCTCGACATTGCTCGGGACATGGACTTCCTGGTCACCGGCGGTTCCGACTTCCACGGCGCGGTTAAGCCGAACGTTCGGCTGGGCTCGGGTTTTGGCGAGTTGTTCGTCCCCGCGTCCTTGCTGTCGACCATGAAGGAACACCGAGTCAAGCTCGGTCTGCCCGTTTAG
- a CDS encoding peptidase U32 family protein, with protein MSSSPFRPELLAPAGNLAKLKVALRYGADAVYLGGSALNLRAGTGGFDRDALRHAVALAHSADVRVYYCLNAFPLETDLDAVRNVLAMLGELTQDSRVDGLIVADPGVFALARKFLPDMPLHVSTQANTGNSEAVEFWRDLGARRVNLARELTLKDIRGLRRAVSGRAPGMELEMFVHGAMCLALSGRCSLSAHLNARSANKGGCTQPCRFAYKPRALALTVEEQLRPGDVLWEVWEGEDFTAFFSPRDLCLVKYLPWLQRNGVDALKIEGRMRSAAYVALTCDVYRSALDDLGRGSFRPDRYLRELGTALHRPMDSGFFLPGAPAVTANRWECSGDMTMVGHLLRRDGPGRWTTQVLDRWEATGPVELVLPGLRRSVLRSGEYGLENERGEAMRLAHPGQRVVLYCEHPECGSDIFLRQTQNQPRKQPR; from the coding sequence ATGTCGTCATCCCCGTTCCGTCCGGAACTGTTGGCCCCTGCTGGGAACCTCGCCAAACTGAAGGTCGCGCTGCGTTACGGCGCGGACGCCGTTTACCTGGGTGGATCGGCTCTGAATCTCAGGGCCGGCACCGGAGGTTTTGATCGGGACGCCTTGCGTCACGCGGTGGCGCTGGCCCATTCCGCAGACGTTCGCGTCTATTATTGTCTGAATGCCTTTCCCCTGGAAACCGACCTGGATGCTGTCCGTAACGTCTTGGCAATGCTTGGCGAATTAACCCAGGACTCGCGGGTCGACGGATTGATCGTGGCCGACCCCGGGGTTTTCGCCCTGGCTCGGAAGTTTTTGCCGGACATGCCTCTGCACGTCAGCACCCAGGCCAATACCGGCAACAGCGAGGCGGTGGAGTTCTGGCGGGACTTGGGAGCCAGGCGCGTCAATCTGGCCAGGGAATTGACATTGAAGGATATTCGCGGCCTCCGGCGGGCCGTGTCCGGCAGAGCACCGGGCATGGAACTGGAAATGTTCGTGCATGGAGCCATGTGTCTGGCCCTGTCCGGGCGTTGCTCCCTGAGCGCCCACCTCAACGCCCGTTCGGCGAACAAGGGCGGCTGCACCCAACCCTGTCGCTTCGCCTACAAGCCTCGGGCCCTGGCCCTGACCGTGGAGGAGCAGCTCCGGCCCGGAGACGTTTTGTGGGAGGTATGGGAAGGGGAGGACTTTACGGCTTTTTTTAGCCCTCGAGATCTGTGCCTGGTCAAATATCTGCCCTGGCTCCAGCGCAACGGCGTCGACGCCTTGAAGATCGAGGGCCGGATGCGTTCCGCCGCGTATGTCGCGCTGACCTGCGACGTATACCGTTCGGCTTTGGACGATTTGGGCCGAGGAAGTTTTAGGCCGGACCGTTATCTGCGTGAACTCGGGACCGCGTTGCATCGGCCCATGGATTCGGGCTTTTTTCTGCCCGGCGCTCCGGCCGTGACGGCGAATCGTTGGGAGTGTAGCGGCGACATGACCATGGTCGGACATTTGCTGCGGCGGGATGGACCTGGGCGCTGGACGACGCAGGTTCTGGATCGTTGGGAAGCGACCGGACCCGTGGAACTGGTCCTGCCGGGCTTGCGTCGGTCGGTGCTGCGGTCTGGAGAGTACGGTCTGGAGAATGAGCGGGGAGAAGCGATGCGCTTGGCGCATCCCGGGCAACGGGTGGTCTTGTACTGCGAGCACCCGGAATGCGGTTCGGATATTTTTCTGCGTCAAACCCAGAATCAACCCAGGAAACAACCGCGATGA
- a CDS encoding Crp/Fnr family transcriptional regulator, with amino-acid sequence MHDDTALLLSQSPVFQGIPESQIQALARIAEPITYRPGDLIFSEGDDAAGFFLVVSGQVKIYKMSFEGKEQVLHFVGPGEIFAEVPVYSGGAYPANADALRETRTLFFPRRAIRRLLANDPNLAMIMLADLSRRLRQLTKLVESLSLKESPARLAAYLLHAGEELTHADQVELDVTKGQLATLLGTTPETLSRTLKKMSETGLIEVQGRTIKLLNKTGLEQMATS; translated from the coding sequence ATGCACGACGACACCGCTTTACTGCTCAGCCAAAGCCCTGTTTTTCAAGGGATTCCCGAAAGTCAGATTCAGGCTTTAGCCAGGATTGCCGAGCCCATAACCTATCGTCCCGGTGATCTGATCTTTTCGGAAGGCGATGACGCCGCGGGCTTTTTTCTCGTGGTTTCCGGGCAGGTGAAGATCTATAAAATGTCCTTCGAGGGCAAGGAGCAGGTGCTCCACTTCGTCGGGCCGGGTGAAATTTTTGCCGAGGTGCCGGTCTACTCCGGCGGAGCCTACCCGGCCAACGCGGATGCTTTGCGAGAAACCCGCACGCTTTTTTTTCCCAGGCGAGCCATTCGCCGCCTCCTGGCCAACGACCCGAATCTAGCCATGATCATGCTGGCCGATCTGTCCAGGCGGCTGCGACAGCTGACGAAGCTGGTGGAAAGTTTATCCCTTAAGGAAAGTCCCGCCAGACTGGCCGCCTACCTGCTGCACGCCGGCGAGGAACTGACGCATGCGGACCAGGTGGAGTTGGACGTGACCAAAGGCCAGTTGGCCACCCTGCTGGGCACCACTCCGGAAACCCTTTCCCGGACCCTGAAAAAAATGTCGGAAACCGGATTGATCGAGGTCCAGGGCCGGACCATCAAATTGTTGAATAAAACAGGTCTGGAGCAGATGGCCACAAGTTGA
- a CDS encoding DUF2156 domain-containing protein, translating to MPLEFQQITLHDQERYLALLGCCPQKTSDLSFANIFGWAEEYGLEWCFDENLVWLRQQNPEPQLWAPVGPWNDVDWAALWPCLANASFHRVPEELTEIWRKTFGERMIPSEARGQWDYVYSVSELIELKGNRFHKKKNLLRQFQRNYRAAYHPLDMDCVERVLEMQSNWCTWKECVDSDALEAENTAIERVLKEWDRIPGLMGGALEVEGEIVAYTVAEALTSDTVVIHFEKGDTRFKGIYQAINNLFLADAATGFENVNREQDLDDEGLRKAKLSYNPIRFLKKYGVRFVDAEQSST from the coding sequence ATGCCGCTTGAATTCCAGCAGATCACATTGCATGATCAGGAGCGCTACTTGGCTCTCCTGGGCTGCTGTCCGCAAAAAACGTCGGACCTCAGTTTCGCCAATATTTTCGGATGGGCCGAGGAGTACGGCCTGGAATGGTGTTTTGACGAAAATCTTGTCTGGCTGCGCCAACAAAACCCGGAGCCTCAACTCTGGGCCCCCGTGGGGCCCTGGAACGACGTGGACTGGGCCGCCCTCTGGCCCTGTCTGGCCAACGCCTCGTTTCATCGCGTTCCCGAGGAACTGACGGAAATATGGCGCAAAACATTCGGTGAACGGATGATTCCGAGCGAAGCCCGAGGGCAATGGGACTACGTCTATTCCGTCTCGGAACTGATTGAGCTCAAGGGCAATCGCTTTCACAAGAAAAAAAACCTGCTCCGCCAGTTTCAACGCAACTACCGAGCCGCCTACCACCCCCTGGACATGGACTGCGTGGAGCGGGTGCTGGAAATGCAGTCCAATTGGTGCACCTGGAAGGAATGCGTCGATTCCGACGCCTTGGAGGCCGAAAACACGGCCATCGAGCGCGTGCTCAAGGAGTGGGACCGTATCCCGGGACTGATGGGCGGGGCTTTGGAGGTAGAAGGCGAGATCGTCGCGTATACCGTGGCCGAAGCGTTAACATCCGACACCGTGGTCATTCACTTCGAGAAAGGCGATACAAGGTTCAAAGGCATCTACCAGGCCATCAACAACCTGTTCCTGGCCGACGCCGCAACCGGATTCGAAAACGTCAACCGTGAGCAGGACCTGGACGACGAAGGGCTTCGCAAAGCCAAGCTCTCCTACAATCCGATCCGCTTTTTGAAGAAATACGGAGTTCGCTTCGTCGATGCGGAACAGTCGAGTACATGA
- a CDS encoding SLC26A/SulP transporter family protein has product MAKISLLPRDILTDLGSPKALAGISIGLVISLMAIVIQISLAAMIFSGPLESHAQRGMGLTLAGGAVLLAVTALFSGFRSNVNLPQDAPVAIFTGAAAGIAATLGMGHTEEAFITVVAALMLSTLATAAFFFLVAKKKLADYIRFTPYPVVAGFLAGTGWLLTKGSLEVMTGISLSWDALPSLLSRELLPFWAPGVVYAGLLFFGLRRWSHFLILPGSMVVALVLYHAALPLLGLDMAQARELRLFFSSFSSANIWPPFTPLDLQHVQWAALVREIPTLAVIPFIALLGLLLNTGGIELAARRDLDLNRELLVNSGGNALAALTGSHAGYSALSLSMLGFKTGADTRIVGLTAALVLAGTLLFGGQVLSIFPKALLGGFLLLIGLFFISDWIVDTRKRMPRPDYIVVLTVFATIGVFGYLQGVLLGLLATVALFTAKISRIPAIEAVSNISRTRSRKSRPIPHQHLLTVHGRGARLFKLNGFLFFGSVNSLTTSVMEALHDDSTRYILVDFQNVSGFDVSAVNNFVRLAQRMSSRNVAFLLAGPPDLFTDLLRQIGGEDQARSYNVFPSGNTALEWCEDDIIRSAHAALAEQSEQAQHDRDELFDTVADELLSELNRQETIESLLSAIEPYLESQTFPPGQTLLGQGDLGPGIIFVRQGAVLERFTDTSGGSSTLRTLGPGSFFSEPAAYGTWRSSHGYQAESTVQIALLTPKAFLELENITPEAARKIHRLVVAALIANLATDLRSTEWTP; this is encoded by the coding sequence ATGGCCAAAATATCGCTATTACCAAGGGATATCCTAACAGACCTGGGATCGCCCAAAGCCCTGGCCGGCATCAGCATCGGGCTGGTCATCAGCCTAATGGCGATCGTGATCCAAATTTCCTTGGCCGCGATGATCTTTTCCGGCCCACTGGAATCCCACGCCCAGCGCGGCATGGGGCTCACCCTGGCCGGAGGCGCGGTGCTGCTCGCGGTGACGGCCCTGTTCAGCGGTTTTCGTTCCAACGTCAACCTGCCCCAGGATGCTCCGGTGGCCATTTTTACCGGAGCGGCGGCGGGCATCGCCGCCACCTTGGGCATGGGCCACACGGAAGAGGCTTTCATCACCGTGGTGGCGGCCCTGATGCTTTCCACCCTGGCCACGGCCGCCTTTTTCTTCCTGGTCGCGAAAAAAAAACTGGCCGATTACATCCGTTTCACGCCCTATCCTGTGGTGGCCGGTTTTCTGGCCGGGACCGGATGGCTGCTGACCAAGGGCAGCCTGGAGGTGATGACCGGAATCTCCCTGTCGTGGGACGCCCTGCCATCTTTATTGTCCCGCGAGCTCCTTCCGTTCTGGGCGCCTGGAGTCGTTTACGCGGGGCTGCTGTTTTTTGGCCTGCGCCGCTGGTCCCATTTCCTGATCCTCCCCGGCTCCATGGTCGTCGCCTTGGTTCTGTACCATGCGGCCCTCCCGCTTCTCGGCCTGGACATGGCCCAAGCCCGAGAACTCAGATTGTTTTTTTCGTCCTTCTCCTCGGCCAACATCTGGCCTCCATTTACTCCACTGGACCTGCAACATGTCCAGTGGGCCGCCCTTGTACGAGAAATTCCCACCTTGGCCGTCATCCCGTTCATCGCCTTGCTCGGTCTACTGCTGAACACCGGAGGCATCGAACTGGCCGCCCGTCGTGACCTGGACCTAAACCGGGAGCTGCTGGTCAACAGCGGGGGCAACGCCCTGGCCGCCCTGACCGGATCCCACGCCGGGTACAGCGCGTTGAGCCTGTCCATGCTCGGTTTCAAAACCGGCGCGGACACGCGCATCGTCGGACTGACCGCCGCGCTGGTCCTGGCCGGGACGCTCCTCTTCGGCGGACAGGTTCTTTCCATTTTTCCCAAGGCCCTTTTGGGCGGTTTCCTGCTCCTGATCGGGTTGTTCTTTATATCCGACTGGATCGTGGATACCCGCAAACGCATGCCGCGACCGGACTATATCGTGGTGCTCACCGTCTTCGCTACCATCGGCGTTTTCGGCTACCTCCAAGGCGTCCTGCTGGGCCTTTTGGCCACGGTGGCCCTGTTCACGGCCAAAATCAGCCGTATCCCGGCCATTGAGGCCGTATCCAACATTTCCCGGACCCGCAGTCGCAAGTCCCGTCCGATTCCTCATCAGCATCTGCTGACCGTTCATGGACGCGGCGCGCGTCTTTTCAAGCTCAACGGCTTTCTCTTTTTCGGCTCCGTGAACTCATTGACCACGTCCGTCATGGAGGCGCTGCATGACGACTCCACACGCTACATTCTCGTCGATTTTCAGAATGTTTCCGGGTTCGATGTCTCCGCGGTCAACAACTTCGTCCGACTGGCTCAGCGAATGTCCTCGCGAAACGTCGCTTTTCTTCTGGCCGGGCCACCGGACCTGTTCACGGACCTGCTCAGGCAGATCGGCGGCGAAGACCAGGCCCGATCGTACAACGTGTTCCCCAGCGGCAACACGGCGCTGGAGTGGTGCGAAGACGACATCATCCGCTCCGCTCACGCCGCCCTAGCCGAACAGTCGGAACAGGCCCAACACGACCGGGACGAACTGTTCGACACCGTGGCGGACGAACTGTTGTCCGAATTGAACCGCCAGGAAACAATCGAGAGTTTGCTCAGCGCGATCGAACCCTATCTTGAATCTCAAACCTTCCCCCCGGGCCAGACGCTCCTCGGTCAGGGCGATCTTGGTCCAGGAATAATATTCGTGCGCCAAGGCGCGGTTCTGGAACGATTTACGGACACCTCGGGAGGCAGCAGCACGTTGCGGACCTTGGGACCGGGCTCTTTTTTCAGCGAACCCGCGGCCTACGGCACCTGGCGTTCCTCCCACGGCTACCAAGCCGAGTCCACCGTACAAATCGCTCTACTTACACCGAAGGCTTTTCTGGAGTTGGAGAATATCACCCCCGAAGCGGCCCGAAAAATCCATCGCCTTGTGGTCGCCGCTCTGATCGCCAACTTAGCCACAGACCTCCGGTCCACGGAATGGACTCCCTGA